A genome region from Tolypothrix sp. PCC 7712 includes the following:
- a CDS encoding DEAD/DEAH box helicase, which produces MKLPIKLQDLLQQNESAIVAASTFFSQKIALLDCTGVVTVTSEQLALLFSSIPEDWEFQEFSEILNLSTVNSIFNHQLQEWINQRLGHTQPQSSITNAELSNTNELDIFNFRNEVIGDYRRYIESFLKIRDSKVKEFVDAELDKGQLWTDPLVQLNPSYKKGATVKELVQQQTLHPDSENYFCKKDGTPFTFHYHQKQAFETAQRQEPYVVTTGTGSGKSMTYVVPIFDDLLRHPEISGVRAILVYPMNALINSQKEELDKFLRQVPNTHIRVEQYTGQESLTRKTEIQNNPPHILLTNYVMLELMLSRTHENKLVESANLKFLVLDELHTYRGRQGADVAILIRKLRQRSKSNDELLCIGTSATMSTEGSRQQRRQVVADVASKLFGVEIKPSNVIDETLERSIQRAEPTIEQLRQAILAGLPSDLEQTPTEFQNHPLSYWIEMNFGLEAREGHLVRRQPISLETGATKLAEQTQLPEETCLTVLKQMFLWGSKTKGLAFRLHQFISQGGSVYATIENRDKRHFTLEGQYTTTDNRLLYPLVFCRECGQDYYVVRYDADKHIILPQLPTALDISPDDADITEGYLTLDEPGLWDTGDEDRLPDSWFSETKKKGRVAKKDFAPFIPRKLQVLANGKVTSSLLQGTTCWFIPKPFLTCLNCGVLHDKKRNEFTKLSRLSSEGRSTATTLLCLSTTSRLKQAFTGEKAKAAKILSFTDNRQDASLQAGHFNDFVQTSFLRAALLGAIQAKQQLTHSELASVVIQYMGITQNDYAKQPAEFSGGKRRNEEAFRKLIEYRLYEDLRRGWRIVQPNLEQCGLLVIEYDGLQEDCADNNLWQKHRHPLLLQATPQQRFVITQALLNHLRRELAIDAKLLQPDQKDSLRSEVIQIIKEPWVFDENEYLHLATWATISSGSERAKVKLTTRSKIGRFLRSPNTWSLRSQPLTDTEFNSLITTLVSALCDAGYLVQQKSEVQLQISSLLWKASNLKEIPTDPLTSRRLQGNDQTSISVNQFFQGFYQTNALQIQTMEGREHTGQVSNKDRQEREEKFRQGQLAALFCSPTMELGIDISDLSVVHLRNVPPSPANYAQRSGRAGRSGQEALVITYASIGSGHDQYFFKRQNQMVAGVVAPPKLELANQDLIKSHVYSIWLAHTGVYLEDSMNKLLDLELEGYPLKDSIRQQLTLSPAKLAQCLQATQSIFSDFFCQEDLQKASWYSVNWLQLTIDNALNAFDRACKRWRELYTESVKQLESARRTIDRSARGDVTQEERSNAEAQSREAQRQIDLLVGHTQGKSNSQFEFYPYRYFAAEGFLPGFNFPRLPVRAFIPAGEGGEFISRPRSMALREFAPSNILYYEGSKFMVAKTKVPVGGIEGEYKRVSVCANCGYYHDGDFRDTCENCGLEIKPDVHNNVAKLTRVLPMETAIARRRERITCDEEERLKYGYNITTHFRYANQKRESAIVQAADATPLFKLTYGATATIWRINRGLKKNREDRGFKLNPTTGVWGDNKNPQAQQTPDSLHAEVNLMVDDTCNILVVEPLNIPADNREAFITTLQYVLETAIQAVYKLEADELDSERLGAGKYLLFWEAAEGGAGVLSQLLEKPEAFKKIADAALDICHFTQPKESCIQACYECLLSYRNQFDHALINRHLIKPWLDLLLESSVITQTKGLSRDQQYQKLLQQTDPNSDFERVVLQEIYQRGYKLPDAGQKLIPEANCKPDFVYEQEAIALFCDGSVHDSPDKRRQDQIERDNLRYNTDYTVLTLRHDEDWGAKLEILGTL; this is translated from the coding sequence ATGAAGCTCCCAATTAAACTTCAGGATTTATTGCAACAGAATGAAAGCGCAATTGTAGCAGCTAGCACATTTTTTAGCCAAAAAATAGCATTGCTAGATTGTACAGGAGTGGTAACAGTCACTTCCGAACAACTAGCGCTTTTATTTTCCAGCATTCCTGAAGATTGGGAATTCCAAGAATTTTCAGAAATTCTCAACTTATCTACTGTTAATTCAATTTTCAATCACCAACTTCAAGAATGGATTAATCAACGCTTAGGACACACTCAACCCCAGTCCTCAATTACAAATGCCGAATTATCTAATACGAATGAACTCGATATTTTCAACTTCCGCAACGAAGTAATTGGCGACTACCGCCGCTATATAGAAAGCTTCCTCAAAATCCGCGACTCCAAAGTCAAAGAATTTGTAGACGCAGAATTAGACAAAGGACAACTCTGGACAGATCCCCTAGTACAACTCAATCCCAGCTATAAAAAAGGTGCAACAGTCAAAGAATTAGTACAACAGCAAACCCTCCATCCAGACAGCGAAAACTACTTCTGCAAAAAAGACGGTACACCTTTTACTTTCCATTACCACCAAAAGCAAGCATTTGAAACCGCACAACGCCAAGAACCCTACGTTGTCACTACAGGCACAGGTTCCGGTAAAAGCATGACTTACGTCGTGCCTATTTTTGATGATTTACTGCGTCATCCCGAAATTTCCGGAGTCAGGGCAATATTGGTTTATCCCATGAATGCCTTAATTAACTCCCAAAAAGAAGAACTCGACAAATTTTTACGCCAAGTTCCCAATACTCACATTCGCGTCGAACAATACACCGGACAAGAAAGTTTAACCAGGAAAACCGAAATTCAAAACAACCCACCCCATATTTTGCTGACCAACTACGTGATGTTAGAGTTAATGCTCTCACGCACTCACGAAAATAAACTGGTCGAATCTGCAAATTTAAAATTCTTGGTACTGGATGAATTACATACCTATCGAGGGCGACAAGGCGCAGATGTTGCCATCTTAATTCGTAAACTCCGGCAACGCAGCAAAAGTAATGACGAATTACTCTGCATTGGCACCAGCGCCACCATGTCAACGGAAGGTTCTCGTCAACAACGCCGTCAGGTAGTAGCAGATGTGGCTAGTAAGTTATTTGGTGTAGAAATCAAACCCAGCAACGTCATTGATGAGACTCTAGAACGTTCTATCCAACGTGCTGAACCTACCATTGAACAACTGCGTCAAGCAATTTTGGCAGGCTTACCAAGCGATTTAGAACAGACACCAACAGAATTTCAAAATCATCCCCTAAGCTATTGGATAGAGATGAACTTCGGTTTAGAAGCAAGAGAAGGGCATCTCGTCCGCCGTCAACCCATTAGTTTAGAAACAGGTGCAACCAAACTTGCCGAACAAACCCAGCTTCCAGAGGAAACTTGTTTAACAGTTCTCAAACAGATGTTCCTCTGGGGAAGCAAAACCAAAGGACTGGCATTTCGCCTGCATCAGTTCATTTCCCAAGGGGGAAGCGTTTACGCCACAATTGAAAATCGAGACAAACGCCATTTCACCCTAGAAGGACAATATACAACCACCGATAACCGCCTGCTTTATCCCCTGGTTTTTTGCCGAGAATGCGGACAGGATTACTATGTCGTGCGCTACGATGCCGATAAGCACATCATCCTACCCCAGTTGCCCACAGCATTAGATATCAGTCCTGACGATGCAGATATCACGGAAGGTTATCTTACCCTAGATGAACCAGGACTATGGGATACAGGCGATGAAGATAGACTTCCTGACTCTTGGTTCAGTGAAACCAAAAAGAAAGGACGGGTTGCTAAAAAAGACTTTGCGCCGTTTATTCCTCGTAAGCTGCAAGTCCTAGCCAATGGTAAAGTTACATCCTCTCTGTTACAAGGAACCACTTGTTGGTTTATTCCCAAACCCTTTCTTACCTGTCTCAACTGCGGCGTACTCCATGACAAGAAGCGCAACGAATTTACCAAACTCTCTCGCCTCAGCAGTGAAGGACGCAGTACCGCCACTACCTTGCTTTGCCTTTCTACCACCAGCCGCCTCAAGCAAGCCTTTACAGGGGAAAAAGCCAAAGCTGCCAAAATTCTCAGCTTTACCGATAACCGTCAAGATGCGTCTTTACAAGCCGGACATTTCAATGATTTTGTGCAAACCAGTTTTTTACGGGCTGCACTTTTAGGCGCAATTCAAGCTAAACAACAACTTACCCACAGCGAATTAGCTAGTGTAGTCATCCAGTACATGGGAATTACTCAAAACGACTACGCCAAGCAACCAGCAGAATTTAGTGGTGGTAAGCGGCGCAATGAAGAAGCATTTCGCAAACTGATTGAATACCGCCTTTACGAAGACTTGCGTCGGGGATGGCGCATCGTCCAACCCAACCTCGAACAGTGCGGACTGTTAGTAATTGAGTATGACGGATTGCAAGAAGACTGTGCTGACAACAACCTTTGGCAAAAACACCGCCATCCCCTGCTACTACAAGCCACTCCCCAACAACGTTTCGTAATTACACAAGCACTCCTCAACCATCTGCGGCGAGAATTAGCCATTGATGCCAAACTGTTGCAACCAGACCAAAAAGACTCACTTAGAAGCGAAGTTATTCAAATAATTAAAGAACCTTGGGTATTTGACGAGAACGAATATCTGCATTTAGCAACTTGGGCAACCATTAGCAGTGGTAGCGAGAGAGCCAAAGTCAAGCTTACCACTAGAAGTAAAATCGGAAGGTTTTTGCGATCGCCTAATACCTGGTCACTTCGTAGCCAACCTTTAACAGATACGGAATTTAACAGCTTAATCACCACTTTAGTTAGTGCTTTATGTGACGCTGGCTATTTAGTGCAACAAAAATCTGAGGTACAGCTACAAATTAGTTCTCTACTGTGGAAAGCAAGCAACCTCAAGGAAATTCCCACCGACCCTTTAACATCGCGTCGCTTGCAAGGTAACGATCAAACAAGTATATCTGTTAACCAATTCTTCCAAGGATTCTACCAAACCAACGCCCTACAAATCCAAACAATGGAAGGGCGAGAACATACAGGACAAGTAAGCAATAAAGACCGTCAAGAACGAGAAGAAAAATTCCGCCAAGGACAATTAGCAGCATTGTTCTGTTCTCCGACAATGGAATTAGGCATCGACATTTCCGACCTCAGCGTTGTCCATCTACGGAACGTTCCCCCCAGTCCCGCCAATTATGCTCAACGCAGTGGTCGCGCTGGTAGAAGTGGGCAGGAAGCCTTAGTAATTACCTATGCTTCCATTGGTAGCGGTCACGACCAATACTTTTTCAAACGCCAAAATCAAATGGTAGCTGGGGTAGTTGCTCCACCAAAACTAGAACTAGCCAACCAAGATTTAATTAAATCTCATGTGTATTCAATTTGGCTAGCACACACTGGGGTTTACTTGGAAGACTCCATGAATAAACTCTTAGATTTGGAACTAGAAGGTTATCCCCTCAAAGACAGTATTCGCCAACAACTTACCCTCAGCCCTGCCAAATTAGCCCAATGTCTGCAAGCTACTCAGTCCATTTTCTCAGACTTTTTCTGCCAAGAGGATTTGCAAAAAGCTTCCTGGTATTCTGTTAATTGGCTACAGCTAACTATTGACAACGCCCTGAATGCTTTTGACCGCGCCTGTAAGCGTTGGCGAGAATTGTACACAGAATCAGTCAAACAATTAGAATCTGCCCGCCGCACCATTGACCGTTCTGCTAGAGGTGATGTCACCCAGGAAGAACGCAGTAACGCCGAAGCACAGTCACGAGAAGCGCAACGACAAATTGACCTCCTCGTAGGACACACCCAAGGCAAGAGTAATTCCCAGTTTGAATTTTATCCCTATCGCTACTTTGCCGCCGAGGGATTTTTACCAGGATTCAACTTCCCCCGTCTACCAGTCCGGGCATTTATTCCCGCTGGTGAAGGTGGTGAATTCATTTCTCGCCCGCGCTCAATGGCATTACGAGAATTTGCTCCTAGTAATATTCTTTACTATGAAGGCAGTAAATTTATGGTAGCCAAAACTAAAGTTCCTGTTGGTGGTATTGAAGGCGAGTATAAGCGGGTGAGCGTTTGTGCTAATTGTGGCTATTATCACGACGGTGATTTTCGTGATACCTGCGAAAACTGTGGTTTAGAAATTAAACCTGATGTTCATAACAATGTAGCTAAATTGACTCGTGTGCTACCAATGGAAACTGCGATCGCTCGCCGTCGAGAACGTATTACCTGCGACGAAGAAGAACGGCTCAAGTACGGCTACAACATTACAACCCATTTCCGCTACGCCAATCAAAAACGAGAATCCGCGATCGTCCAAGCTGCTGATGCTACGCCACTATTCAAGTTAACCTATGGAGCCACTGCTACCATCTGGCGAATTAATCGCGGACTGAAGAAGAATAGAGAAGACCGAGGATTTAAGCTTAATCCGACAACGGGTGTATGGGGGGACAATAAAAACCCACAGGCTCAACAAACCCCTGACAGCCTGCACGCTGAAGTTAATTTAATGGTCGATGATACTTGTAATATCTTGGTGGTTGAACCCTTAAATATTCCTGCTGATAACAGAGAAGCTTTTATTACTACCCTGCAATATGTTTTAGAAACAGCAATCCAAGCCGTCTACAAATTAGAAGCTGATGAACTTGATTCAGAACGGCTAGGTGCAGGTAAATATCTGCTTTTCTGGGAAGCTGCTGAAGGTGGCGCAGGCGTATTATCTCAACTTTTAGAAAAACCAGAAGCATTTAAAAAAATTGCTGATGCGGCTTTAGATATTTGTCATTTCACGCAACCAAAAGAAAGTTGTATTCAAGCTTGTTATGAATGTTTGCTTTCCTACCGCAACCAATTCGACCATGCGCTGATAAACCGTCATCTAATTAAACCCTGGCTTGACCTACTACTGGAGAGTAGCGTTATTACTCAAACCAAAGGACTTTCTCGTGATCAGCAATATCAAAAACTGCTGCAACAAACAGACCCCAACTCTGATTTTGAGCGCGTGGTGTTACAGGAGATTTATCAACGCGGGTATAAATTACCTGATGCTGGCCAAAAGTTGATTCCAGAAGCCAACTGTAAGCCAGATTTTGTGTATGAGCAGGAGGCGATCGCACTTTTTTGTGATGGTTCAGTTCATGATAGCCCTGATAAACGCAGACAAGACCAAATTGAGCGCGATAATCTCAGGTATAACACTGATTACACTGTATTAACTTTACGCCATGATGAAGATTGGGGCGCGAAGTTAGAAATTTTGGGGACTCTGTAA
- a CDS encoding diguanylate cyclase domain-containing protein: MSGISPFSLSKQPPLILVASDDKTMRVLLRKAMEQEGYRVVEVNDGQQCLHAYDTIKPDIVLLDAVMPVMDGFTCCKQLLKIARNNLMAALASFDTDSALGNTVISKLWERTPILMMTSLDDEESVNHAFEVGAMDYITKPIHWAVLRQRLRRLLQQAQVYKQLEAANQALQHMANVDSLTGLANRRRFDDYLNTQWINLAQEELPLSLIMCDVDFFKPYVDQYGHSETGTCLSRLGQVIAHTAQKNQDLAARISEGDEFAVIMPNTHAVSAVHVAAAMQAGVRNLKIVHSKSKVSEYVTLSIGVATMVPTWESSPSDLMLKADKALYQAKAEGRDRIILK, encoded by the coding sequence ATGTCAGGTATAAGTCCATTTTCTCTTTCTAAGCAACCGCCACTGATTTTGGTAGCCTCTGATGACAAGACCATGCGAGTGCTGTTGCGTAAAGCTATGGAACAAGAAGGCTATCGAGTGGTTGAGGTCAATGATGGTCAGCAATGTTTACATGCTTACGATACTATCAAACCGGATATAGTCTTGTTAGATGCGGTAATGCCTGTGATGGATGGCTTTACATGCTGTAAGCAACTGCTTAAAATTGCTAGAAATAACTTGATGGCAGCCCTTGCAAGTTTTGATACTGATTCTGCTTTAGGTAATACTGTCATCTCTAAATTATGGGAACGAACTCCCATATTGATGATGACATCCTTGGATGATGAAGAGTCTGTCAACCATGCCTTTGAAGTTGGTGCAATGGATTATATAACCAAACCAATTCATTGGGCAGTTTTGCGCCAGCGTTTGCGGCGGTTGTTACAACAGGCACAAGTGTATAAACAGTTAGAAGCGGCAAACCAGGCGTTACAACATATGGCCAACGTTGATAGCTTAACAGGGTTAGCTAATCGTCGCCGCTTTGATGATTACCTGAATACGCAATGGATTAATTTAGCACAAGAGGAATTACCTCTGTCCTTAATTATGTGTGATGTAGACTTCTTTAAACCTTACGTTGATCAATATGGCCATTCTGAGACAGGTACGTGCTTGTCCAGACTCGGTCAAGTCATAGCCCATACAGCACAGAAAAATCAAGATTTAGCAGCCCGGATTAGTGAGGGTGATGAATTTGCTGTCATTATGCCTAATACCCATGCTGTGAGTGCAGTTCATGTTGCGGCGGCGATGCAAGCGGGAGTCAGAAATTTAAAAATTGTTCATTCCAAGTCAAAGGTTAGTGAGTATGTCACCCTGAGTATTGGTGTGGCGACTATGGTTCCGACATGGGAATCTTCACCCTCAGATTTGATGCTGAAAGCAGATAAGGCACTTTACCAAGCAAAGGCAGAGGGGCGCGATCGAATTATACTAAAATAA